One genomic region from Paraburkholderia azotifigens encodes:
- a CDS encoding GNAT family acetyltransferase, with translation MIDAPLSIRAFDAADTDAVIALWLEAFPEYRDPDRPQRNPHLSIVNKLGTQPELFFVAVKDAFVVGTVMAGYDGHRGWLYSLAVLAAERRQGIGTRLVQHAEAALAARGCPKVNLQVLSAKADVRGFYEALGYRMDDVVSLGKRLDFVCDAG, from the coding sequence GTGATAGACGCGCCACTGTCGATCCGCGCGTTCGATGCGGCCGACACCGATGCTGTGATTGCGTTGTGGCTCGAAGCGTTCCCGGAGTATCGGGATCCGGACAGGCCGCAGCGTAATCCGCATCTGTCGATCGTGAATAAGCTCGGGACGCAGCCCGAGTTGTTCTTCGTTGCGGTTAAGGATGCTTTTGTCGTCGGCACGGTGATGGCTGGGTACGATGGGCATCGTGGATGGCTTTATTCGCTTGCCGTGCTGGCTGCTGAGCGGCGTCAGGGAATTGGTACGCGGCTCGTGCAGCATGCCGAAGCTGCTCTTGCTGCTCGCGGTTGTCCTAAAGTGAATCTGCAAGTGCTCAGCGCGAAGGCCGATGTGCGCGGGTTTTATGAGGCGCTCGGGTATCGGATGGATGATGTTGTTAGTCTTGGGAAGCGGCTCGATTTTGTCTGCGACGCTGGGTAG
- a CDS encoding ABC transporter ATP-binding protein: MATAMLKIKGLQVNYGGIQAVKGVDLEIAQGELVTLIGANGAGKTTTMKAITGLKPYSAGDIEYMGQSIKGVPPHELLKRGLAMVPEGRGIFARMSIVENMQMGAYLRSDTEGIKKDVERMFGFFPRLKERATQLAGTLSGGEQQMLAMARAVISKPKLLLLDEPSMGLSPIMVEKIFEVVREISKEGITVMLVEQNARLALQAADRGYVMDSGTVTMSGDAKQMLDDPKVRAAYLGE, encoded by the coding sequence TCAACTACGGCGGCATTCAGGCCGTCAAGGGCGTCGACCTGGAGATCGCGCAGGGCGAACTCGTGACGCTGATCGGCGCCAATGGCGCGGGCAAGACGACGACCATGAAGGCCATCACCGGCCTCAAGCCTTATTCGGCTGGCGATATCGAGTACATGGGTCAGTCGATCAAGGGCGTGCCGCCGCATGAACTGCTCAAGCGCGGTCTGGCGATGGTGCCGGAAGGCCGCGGGATCTTTGCGCGCATGTCGATCGTCGAGAACATGCAGATGGGTGCTTATCTGCGCAGCGATACGGAAGGCATCAAGAAGGATGTCGAGCGGATGTTCGGCTTCTTCCCGCGTCTGAAGGAACGTGCGACGCAGTTGGCTGGGACGTTGTCGGGTGGTGAACAGCAGATGCTGGCGATGGCGCGTGCCGTTATCTCGAAGCCGAAGCTGCTGCTGCTCGACGAGCCGTCGATGGGTCTGTCGCCGATCATGGTCGAGAAGATCTTCGAAGTGGTGCGCGAAATTTCCAAGGAAGGCATTACCGTCATGCTGGTTGAGCAGAATGCTCGTCTTGCACTTCAGGCCGCTGATCGCGGGTATGTGATGGATTCCGGGACGGTTACCATGTCCGGCGACGCCAAGCAGATGCTCGATGATCCTAAGGTGCGGGCGGCATATCTGGGTGAGTGA